The Pectinophora gossypiella unplaced genomic scaffold, ilPecGoss1.1 Pgos_33, whole genome shotgun sequence genome includes the window aaaatctaaaccattcaagttagatatttgaaatttgtcatgcaggtaccttagataccgtagaggtgtactaagaaaggaattcccgaaattcccacgggaacgggaattagcgggaaaatccttttgtatgaaaaatctaaaccactcaagttagacgtttgaaatttggcatgcaggtaccataggtaccgtagaggtgcactaagaaaggaattcccaaaattctcacgggaacgggaattagcgggaaataccttttgtatgaaaaatctaaaccactcaagttagacatttgaaatttagcatgcagataccttaggtaccgtggaggtgcactaagaaaggaattcccgaaattctcacgagaacgggaattagcgggaaaatccttttgtatgaaaaatctaaaccattcaagttagacgtttgaaatttgtcatgcaggtaccttaggtaccgtggaggtgcactaagaaaggaattcccgaaattcccacgggaacgggaattaacgggaaaatccttttgtatgaaaaatctaaaccattcaagtaagatgtttaaaatttggcacgcaggtaccttagacaccgtagaggtgtactaagaaaggaattcccgaaattcccacgggaacgggaattagcgggaaaatccttttgtatgaaaaatctaaaccactcaagttagacgtttgaaatttggcatgcaggtactttagtaaacttaaagcttagttgcaacaggatattacaaaattcccacgggaacggtagttagcgggaaaaacatttgtatgaaaaaatcaaatctaaataaaaggagaaactgactgactcagtgactgacatatcaacgcatagcctgaacggctaaatgtaggcatttgaaatttggaagggacatagcttaggtaccgtagaggtgcactaagaaaggaattcccggaattcccacgggaacggaaattagcgggaaaatccttttgtatgaaaaatctaaaccgcttaagttagacgcttgaaatttggcatgcaggtaccttagttaactaaaaccttagttgcaacaggatattgcaaaattcccacggaaacgggagttaacgggaaaaaaacatttgtatgaaaaaatcgaaaccgcgtaagatagatgttttcaattcaattcaattaaattatttattgcattccatgtagtacaatggggtgttacataggcataggaactaaaacatggaccctgtagggcacagcaacgttgaagggaagagaggaagtgtgtattaaaattaaaactcaatgaacaatcaattaaaaaaaatcaattcaatcaattgattcaatctagcatgcatgcataccttagtaaatataaagtttatttttggctgtattttgaaaaatgggagttattgggaaaaaaattgtatgaaaaaatctaaattgcataagttagatgcttgaaatttgatatgcactcccacacacacaaagatctctctcttatataacacgccacgcggacgaagtcgcgggcaaaagctagttttaaataaaagtcTAATACGTACTATAAGCCTTCGTGTTTAGCGTTTATAATAACAATGCATAGTATAAAATCATAACGTTATTAAATTTTATGCAATtactaaatataaaactatatatTTCGTTAATAATTGAACTTACTTATATGCATTTTcagtgaaaaaatattattcttgtcttaactcattttattttcaaaaaattgGAAACTCCATTcgaatatattttactttacgaTTTGAggatttgtttgttgttttttgtaGGCGGTTTAAAATCGGAACATTTTATATAGAATTAACAATCCTTAAacgttaataaatatatacacgtaGTACGGAATTACTTTCAAAACGTAAACTACAGAATTGaacattttaacataattattactgtattatttttctctctctctctctctctctcaatttCGATAATTTACGAAGTAATACCAATCAAGTACCAATTAGCAGTGGAATAAGTAATTTACAGGAAAGATCAGGAAAGATCAGTCTAGGCACATTAATTTGATCACTTATGTAATCTTGTGTTTTAAGTTACAGGCTAACAGTATTTCCTGAAAAGGTAAGTGTAAACAGTAGATATTCAGCTGCTCATCATTTTGTTTAGAATTTGCATTTTCATTTATAAGTGACGATTAATAAATGATAtcctaaataaattaacatatttTATGTGACTAAATAACTTTTTAGCACACATAGATttcattcaattcaaattcgtaATGAAGTAAAAAATTTCAATAAGTATgcaattacattttttaataccattgagtgttgttatttcatacaatgattaatgattattattttagtagcgAATAttagtaaatttattttgcatttTCTGATTCACAGTTAAAATTGTAGATATAAACAAATCTATTAAGTAAACTTAAACATGACGAATAGATAAATTCAATTTGTCTTTACTGAAATAggtattagattatataatatatatacgttATTTCGTGATTGATTATTGGGTATTaacttattcattaattattatttttactacagAAAACCATACGTAGATAACTTGATCTATTAGTTTAACACGTATAGCAATAAAACGCATGAAGAACTTTAGGaaacaataaaactattaaGCAGGTAAAAGTCgtaaaattagaaataaaacatgataagtaggtacaaagatacaaaaatatatcatcGTTTATCATTCTGCTTAAAGCGTCACTGGATACTTGTTATTGCAATAGAACAATTCGCTTACGTTGCAGTTGTATGCAAGATAGTTGCATAGAAGCTCGAATAGCTGGTTGATTAAAATAGCCCTGCAAATGGCTACACGTCACAGGTTCGATTCCTGTTCACagtcaataatttaattattatttttcatcagTGTCGTTTATTCTTTCAGCTCTTCTTTTTTGAGAACAGATACTTatcctagttaaatgtttacacTTAAAGTATTATTTCAATCAAGTAGTTGATTTTGACATCAGGACAAGAAGGTctacattattaaataaaagtaagaatATATTTGTTTAGTGTGTATTGTATATGTACAATAACTCACCAGTATAAAGGATAGAGCTTAGTAACGACGCAATTTGATTTTAGCTGACGATCTCAAATATTTCTACTTCGCTCCAGCTCAAGTAACTGGGAACGTAATCATGATGTGTATTCGTGAAcagtagatatttttttttagatttgaatGTTTATTGTGTATATTTAGTAGGTACCGTTCGTCCTTTCGATTAGTAGAGACGCGTTTCGAATTTAGGAATGTTgatgtttttaaacaaaataatcattttcatgcgaaaaaaaaatgtatgtagtaagtggaattataaaaaaaaatgctttagttAGCTTCGCGAAATGacttaaaaatgttattaacacTTTGGTAGATAAGCTTACGTAAGCAACTGGACTGATCACCCAAATGCAACACGAATGTTTTGTTAGCCAAagcgttatttaaaattaatggaatGAATGTATTGAAAAAAGTTATGATATGAAATTGAAAGCTCAAAATAAGAATGAGAGTAAAAcgaaaaaagaaagtaagtaagtaatattcaaTATGCGGTACACGTATGAGGTACATAGGGTTCAGGTCCTTCTGTTTGTCATAGTGTGAACGAGCTTCCTCTGAGAATACTGTTGGAGACCTTTATATAGTTGTCTTAATTCTGACCCTATAGATAATACATTGTGGGACAGATCCTTCCATTCGATCATGGTGTAATCGAGTATTCTCCGTGAGATAAGTTGGTGTCCAAATGAGACTTAAAAATGACCACAATTGTAAATAAGGATGTGCGCACAATCCATATTGAGCACTATGTTgccaataaatgaatgaataattataataaatgaaagaagagtacctcatataaatatattaatataaataaaagaataaatataatacgagTAAGTAGCCGgctactcaaaataaaataccaaaggGATGGTATTAAGTGTACCGATATTGCATGAAAAGAATTGGTAGGAACCGATATTGCATCAAAAGGTTTGGTAGGAGGAGATATTGCATTACAGGGTTTGGTAGGAAGAGATATTGCATTAAAAGAGGTATTGTAAGTAGCGATATTGCATCAAAAGGTTTGGTAGGAGGAGACATTGCATTAAATGATTTGATAGGAATCGATATTGCATTAAAGGGTTTGATAGGAATCGATATTACATGAAAAAGTTTTATTAGTATCGATATTACTTTAAAAGGTTTTTGTAAGCAGCGAACTGTATTAAAAGGCCAGGTTGTGTGAGTTGGTTGTGCGATACTGCATTAGAAGGAGAGGCTGTGCAAGTTGCGATAATGCATAAAGTAGCGATAAAgaagtattaagtaaataatgaatattaaaaatgaaagaaaaagttGAATAAGCAGCAAGGGACAGAATAAGAGAattgtttaaaatgaaaaagtgttcaatctgattttagatttgataaaataaattaatagatcATGAACGGTACGTACCTACGTCTTTTGTAATCCTAACAAGTACTATAAtcttaataagtatatattcattaaaatgaaaacaatatgataaatatgaataaaaatatagtaattaaataaataaataaaaaaaacaccattaaaaataaaataaataaaaataaatatctatgcattgttgttattattatattgtaagaatattattgtaatcaaATGTTAAGATAATTATGATAGTGTTAAGATTTTAAGGCGGTTAAGGGACATTTCCATTATTTTTCCGATAGAccagttaattttactttaaacaaAATCAGGTCTTAATGATAGATAAAGTATGTATAGGTATAATGTATCGTatggaaacaaatataataatacaattttcatAAGAAACAGTTGTCATTACagttttggcggcgaggatgtgctgccgccaaaggatgttttcggggtaccgaactgagcatagtaccccgctagccacaagttggtagtgtgactagggatcgacgatccaacagtgttgtgttggaagttgtatatatgcgtcttgccgtgaaaacttcgataccgcgtttcacgaccgcttgaagaacgtggcgccatctgttgcatgtgagcggaactaggtggccaactagttgggtccgctacatcacTCCCCCCCTCAGACCGGAGGTCGATTCAAGTGCTTCAGTGCTCTTCAGGAATGCCGTGTTGCCTGTAATCCCAGTGAGTCGGGAAGAGGTGTGTACGGCGTGAGTTGTGCTCCTATCCACGGTGAGTCGGGATGGGGAGCTGCTCCTATCCGCGGTGAGTCGGGATTGTGGAGCCGGCGACTGGCGTGAGGCGAGAAGGCGGCCTGCCACGTGGAGCGCGTGCTCGACAGCGTGGTGTGGCAGTGGACCTCATGTGTTGTGTCGCTGTTGCGTGTGGAGTGCCAGTCCAGGCAGCTTGGGCAGCTGGTCATGGAACTGTAGATGCTCCGAAGTCCTGGTGTGGAGTGTCAGGTATCCAGGCAGCGTCGTAGGCGGCTGGCAGGTGGACGTGCTGATGATGCTCCGACTGAAGGCTGATGATGAACGCCTGTTGAGGGTTGATGCGGGGTGATTGATGCTGGTGGCGGATGATGCAGGTGAGACGCAGTTGACTCCGACTCCCAGAAGGTGTAGGCAGGAAGTGTTCTGTCGagggtcaccagtttggcggcgaggatgtgctgccgccaaaggatgttttcggggtaccgaactgagcatagtaccccgctagccacaagttggtagtgtgactagggatcgacgatccaacagtgttgtgttggaagttgtatatatgcgtcttgccgtgaaaacttcgataccgcgtttcacgttGAAGaacgtggcgccatctgttgcatgtgagcggaactaggtggccaactagttgggtccgctacacagttattaaaattgctttaagtaggtaattgctttgtatgtgtaatttttaaaattgttacttATCATCGATATCATATTATTGTTTTCGTTGCTAaggattattttaataaaatgaattagAATTGATTATGTACGAACAAAAATACACTTTCATAATATACACGTAATACTGCATAATATTgtgatttgttaaatgaaatttaggtgacaataatacaaatgaggttataaaaaaaggtaaattagaaaaaaaatatatattgtactgAACTTAAATTTGTAAGTCATAGTAACATTTGCCGTTATATAAGTAtgaatgtgtaaaaaaaaattaacttgtattttttttcctctaAAAGGAGGGAGgtgtagtgtgtacctccacaccCATGTAATATACATATCTATGTTATATGTCATTATCGATAgacagacaataaacgaccgtcttagaagacacacgtctcttatttaactccacaactccggcgtcccacagtgcaAGCTGATGGCCTGTCTCACTCGTACAATGGGAATAGAGAAAATTCGCACTACGCCCTATCACCCGCAATCGAACGGAATCGTCGAACGATGGCACCGATCCATGAAGGCAGCTATAGTAGCTCGATTAACTCCTAACTCTAACTGGATTATCGAGTTACCCACCGTGCTACTCGGACTACGCGCAGCCACACGAAGCGACACCGGTGTAAGCGCCGCCGAGCTAACATACGGCTGCACACTACGCTTACCCGGTGAATTTTTCACTCCGCCGTCAGCCACGCCTACCATTATGGATTACGCCTACGTAGAAGACCTACGCCGAGCAATCAACAGCCTACGACCAATACCTACAGAGCCACATAACAACAGCAGAGCAGTTTTCGTCCATCCGCACCTACAAACTTGCGAGAGCGTATTCATGAGAGTAGATGCCGTAAGGAAACCTCTAACAGCGCCGTATGAAGGTCCTTATCGTGTACTATCGCGCACGGATAAGTTTTTCACACTCCAGTTGCCAAATCGACAAGCAACAGTGTCGATAGACCGCCTGAAACCGGCCTACATTCTCAATGAAGACGAACCGACCGAAGATACGACTACACCTGCATCGCCTGAGAAGAACGCTCATCATACCAGTCCTCCACCATCGAATCGACCTACATCGAGCACAGAAGAGAAGAAGACGCAGTCTGGCCGCATTGTCAAGAGGCCGGTACGCTTCGCTTGAGGGGGTGTACTGTAGCGGCGCGCTCCGCGCACGTCCGCACTCTTCGACGCCGCGACGAGCAAAACCGAGACGCGGTCAGGCCGGTCGTATTTATAGCTCGCGCAAAGTTTCCGGGGTGGAAAGCGACGCGCGGGCGCAGAGGAACGATTGCGCCGCGCATGCGCGTACtgcatattttactttaaattatccttttttaattgatagataataagtttataatgtGCAAACCTACCACTAGTTGCGTAGACATTTTGTACACATAATTAGATATCccgaaaataaaaaagacaggaTAGCTGCTGCCCGTACGTGCACGGAAGCTCGCAACATTTTTCGTCTACCCACTGAAGCCTGACGAGAAGAAGAAGCAGGGgggggtatttttattaaaaatacccTCCTGATTCCGCGGTACCAAACGGTATCACCGTTACTGCTCCTACcaacccccggcctcccaccagcgggtctcaccggggagggagcGGTAGCGTGTGCTCTGCCAGGCGGACCGCCAAGCTTCGCACGCGGACAGCTACACACACACCGCGCCCTAGCCGTATTTGGGGTGAACATGGCTCCCCCAACGCCCGGAGTAACGAAGCGCAGGTCGCGCGTATTTGTGCGCACCTGCCCTTCCATAACCCATGCTACCGCTGCAATCGCAGCCATGATGCCGACCACCACGCCGCCATTTAGTGGCGCAACCCACCGGCCGCCCGCTTTCCCGCTGCCCCTGCCCCAACTTCCGGGAACAGAGGCCGCGGCAAAGAGGACTACCACGCCGCCGGAGCGGCCCCCGCCGCAACTCCGCACAAGGACTAGCCCGCCCGttgcactctccatgccctcactggacatggagacaacgccGCCGCGAACCTTCACCTTCGCGCCCACCAACCCCTTTTCGCCGCCCTCCATGTCCAGGCCGGACACGGAGAAAACACCGCCgcgatcatacgcggcggtgttaAACACCAACTCGgcttcgccgccgcacgcgccaccgcgcccgtccctccggacgacgcccacgccatcgCCGCCGTCGAAGAGGACCGCGCAccagccgccgctcgccccCGCGAGCAGAAAAATCCCGCCTATAGTGGTGGACCAACTGCCGAACTGGCCGCATCACTTCCGCCAGTTGCGGGAGATGCTGGGCCATGTCCCGAATGCGCGTCCCTACGGAAAAGGCGTTCGCTTTATGGCGAAAACCGAGGGGGAGTTCAGGCTCTACCAGAGTTTCCTTACCAACCTGGAGAGAGCCTCTGGACTCTCCTGGTTTGCCTACGCACCCCCGGCGGAACGCTCGCTTAAGCTGGCGATTCTCGGCTTGCCCACGGACACCAACCCCACCGACCTGGAGGAGGAGCTACGCAACCGCGGCTTCTTCCCGGAGTACGTCCGCCCCATCCAAGGCAGAAAAGGAAGCATCTTCTTCGTAGAAATACGAAGAACAGCAGGATTCCACACCATCTATGAAACCACCGAGCTGCTGTGTATGCCCGGTGTGAGAATCGAGGCATGGAGAGGACGTAAGGGGCCCTCCCAATGCCACCGCTGCCAACAGTTTCGCCACAGCAGCCACAATTGTCACCGCCCGGTGGCCTGTGTCCGCTGTGGCGAAAGCCACGCGGCCAAGGATTGCCTGCGGCCCAGAGAAGTCCCAGCAACATGTTGCAACTGCGGGGGGACCCACCCGGCCAACAGCTCTTCGTGCCCGGTCAAGTTGCGCGAGCTGCGGAACACCAAGGCGGGTACCGCGCCTCTGACCAGCACAAGAAGAGCTCCACTGCCGCCTCCACCTTCAACAGTGGACCCCACCAGCGAGCCGaccgcgcggagctcgcttatggccgcggcgaacggcccagacGGGCCCAAGCCGCGCAGGCCGAAGCGCATCCGCGCGAGGGCAAAGCCTGCCCCTGCAACTACTACCCCTGTCGAGCCGCAGCCGACACCGATACCAGaccaagcggtcgccgcccctcccaggggggggaagaaggcgaagccccAAGCGGAGGTACCATCGGCCCCATCCAGCGAA containing:
- the LOC126381011 gene encoding uncharacterized protein LOC126381011, coding for MGIEKIRTTPYHPQSNGIVERWHRSMKAAIVARLTPNSNWIIELPTVLLGLRAATRSDTGVSAAELTYGCTLRLPGEFFTPPSATPTIMDYAYVEDLRRAINSLRPIPTEPHNNSRAVFVHPHLQTCESVFMRVDAVRKPLTAPYEGPYRVLSRTDKFFTLQLPNRQATVSIDRLKPAYILNEDEPTEDTTTPASPEKNAHHTSPPPSNRPTSSTEEKKTQSGRIVKRPVRFA